A single region of the Gracilibacillus caseinilyticus genome encodes:
- a CDS encoding efflux RND transporter permease subunit has product MKLVSTSVKRPVGVIMIVLAIIAMGFISVRNLAIDLFPEIDLPIAVVATNYPDAAPQEVEQLVSKPVESTLSSIEGVNTIQSQSQRGSSLVIVMFENGTNLDNALLEVRESVDQVKGALPDGANDPSVLRFNPNQMPIMWVGLTGSDTQKLQSVAEDTVQPYFERQSGVASVSIEGGEERVIDVELDRAAMKQYGVSTQLIQQSLQGANQSASAGTVQRGEQDLQIRIDGSYESVDDIRGSIIQTQQGAKITLDDVADIQDNRQKNSTALVNNETAVVLSVLKQSDGNTVDVSNNILDAMDDLNQQLPDDVSLDVVVDTSDFIKQSINSVIQNMIFGGIFALLVLLLFLRSFRATLVIGVSIPIAIISTFVLLYFTGETLNVLTMGGLALGIGMMVDSSIVILENIVAYRQKGYSMKEAAIKGASELAPAVIASTTTTLVVFLPIVFVQGLASELFTPLALTISFSLIASLAVAVTLIPMLSSKLLTKAMEDHGRRYWFDRVMQKVINGYERVIKGALKLRKTTILITIAAIVGSLALIPYIGTAFIPEGDQGQLTISVETPPGTSEQKRLDLTEKVNTQLSEYDDIIDVSYVTVGSGNSQSAMMSGGGGSNASYQIQLVPAEEREQTTSSFAQEIDEQLQNIAGAEITVSEASSGAGLGDPIQIQLSGPENDVLKELSDQVLTVLEDVEGVYNPTSSLSDTQPEMMVQVNRELASQYGLSYQEVMSQVQTAMTGQTVMQYREDGEEMNVTLQYPEDETTTINDLENLEIQNQQGTTIPLSTVADFEQVQSAATISRENQQRQVNITSGIEGSDLGTVSQNVKDALDSMHFPEDYDYTIGGQTEDMTEAFADLSLALILSIFLVYAVMAVQFENFLHPLVIMFSLPATAVGVFGGLFITGLPLSITAFIGVIMLAGIVVNNAIVLVDYINILRARGIARYEAIVEAGKTRLRPILMTTLTTILAMVPLALGYGEGAEMQQPMAVTVIFGLSVSSIFTLVLIPVVYTYFDSLSMRVKGWFTKKG; this is encoded by the coding sequence ATGAAATTAGTATCAACATCTGTGAAACGGCCAGTCGGAGTCATCATGATTGTCCTCGCTATCATCGCAATGGGTTTTATCTCCGTTCGAAATTTAGCGATCGATTTATTTCCGGAAATTGATTTACCAATTGCGGTCGTTGCAACCAATTACCCGGATGCAGCACCACAAGAAGTGGAACAGCTTGTTTCCAAGCCAGTAGAAAGCACCCTTAGTTCCATTGAAGGTGTCAACACGATTCAATCCCAATCGCAAAGGGGTTCATCGCTTGTCATCGTTATGTTCGAAAATGGCACGAATTTGGATAATGCCTTACTCGAAGTCAGGGAAAGCGTGGATCAGGTAAAAGGGGCATTGCCAGACGGTGCCAATGATCCAAGCGTACTCCGTTTTAATCCGAACCAAATGCCCATTATGTGGGTCGGCTTAACTGGCAGTGATACACAAAAATTACAATCTGTCGCAGAAGACACGGTTCAGCCTTATTTTGAACGTCAAAGCGGTGTCGCTTCCGTTAGTATCGAAGGTGGCGAAGAACGTGTCATTGACGTCGAATTAGACAGAGCAGCCATGAAGCAATATGGAGTCTCGACGCAATTAATTCAGCAATCACTGCAAGGTGCCAATCAATCTGCTTCTGCTGGCACTGTCCAGCGAGGTGAACAGGATTTACAGATCCGGATAGATGGTTCCTATGAATCGGTAGATGATATTCGCGGGTCCATTATCCAGACGCAACAAGGGGCTAAAATCACTCTTGATGACGTAGCTGATATTCAGGATAACAGACAAAAAAATAGTACAGCACTGGTTAACAACGAAACAGCGGTTGTCCTCAGTGTTCTTAAGCAGTCTGATGGCAACACGGTTGACGTCTCCAATAATATATTAGACGCGATGGATGACTTGAATCAGCAGCTGCCAGACGATGTCAGTCTCGATGTCGTCGTTGATACATCCGATTTCATTAAACAATCTATTAATTCGGTTATCCAGAATATGATCTTCGGTGGTATCTTTGCCTTACTCGTCTTGCTGCTGTTCCTAAGAAGCTTCCGTGCGACGCTCGTTATTGGCGTGTCGATCCCAATTGCGATTATTTCGACGTTCGTTTTACTGTATTTCACCGGCGAAACCTTAAACGTCTTAACAATGGGTGGCCTCGCACTCGGTATCGGGATGATGGTCGACAGTTCGATCGTTATATTAGAAAACATCGTCGCCTACCGCCAAAAAGGCTATAGCATGAAAGAAGCGGCAATCAAGGGTGCATCCGAACTCGCCCCAGCGGTTATCGCATCAACTACGACGACACTGGTTGTATTCTTACCAATCGTGTTCGTGCAAGGTCTCGCATCCGAGCTATTTACGCCATTAGCCTTAACGATTTCGTTCTCACTGATCGCATCACTTGCGGTAGCAGTTACGCTAATTCCGATGTTATCTTCCAAGCTGTTAACGAAAGCAATGGAGGATCATGGCAGACGTTACTGGTTCGATCGCGTCATGCAGAAGGTAATCAATGGCTATGAACGTGTCATTAAAGGTGCATTAAAATTACGAAAAACGACTATTCTAATTACGATTGCAGCGATTGTCGGCAGTCTTGCCTTAATCCCTTATATCGGCACAGCCTTTATTCCGGAAGGGGATCAGGGACAATTAACGATTTCCGTGGAAACACCACCAGGAACGAGCGAGCAGAAACGACTCGATCTTACCGAAAAAGTAAATACACAGCTATCGGAATATGACGATATCATCGATGTCAGCTATGTCACGGTAGGAAGTGGCAACAGCCAAAGCGCGATGATGTCCGGCGGCGGAGGTTCAAACGCTTCGTATCAAATCCAGCTCGTTCCTGCAGAAGAGCGGGAGCAAACGACGTCATCCTTCGCGCAGGAGATCGATGAACAGTTACAAAATATTGCCGGTGCTGAGATCACTGTAAGTGAAGCAAGCTCTGGAGCAGGACTTGGGGATCCTATCCAAATTCAGCTGTCCGGTCCTGAGAATGATGTATTAAAAGAGCTGTCTGATCAAGTATTAACGGTATTAGAGGATGTAGAGGGGGTCTATAATCCAACGTCTTCTTTATCAGATACGCAGCCTGAAATGATGGTGCAGGTTAACCGTGAATTAGCATCACAGTATGGCCTCTCTTATCAGGAAGTAATGAGTCAAGTCCAAACAGCCATGACCGGCCAAACCGTGATGCAGTACCGTGAAGACGGAGAAGAGATGAATGTGACCTTGCAGTATCCAGAAGATGAGACGACCACGATTAACGATTTAGAAAACCTGGAAATCCAGAATCAACAAGGTACCACCATTCCGTTATCAACGGTTGCAGATTTTGAACAGGTCCAAAGTGCTGCCACGATCAGCCGTGAAAATCAGCAGCGCCAAGTCAATATTACCTCTGGTATCGAAGGAAGTGACCTCGGTACGGTTTCACAAAATGTGAAGGATGCACTCGACTCGATGCACTTCCCGGAGGATTATGATTACACGATCGGTGGTCAGACAGAAGACATGACGGAAGCTTTCGCTGACTTAAGCCTTGCGTTAATCTTGTCGATTTTCCTTGTCTATGCTGTCATGGCTGTCCAATTTGAGAACTTCTTGCATCCGCTTGTCATCATGTTCTCCTTGCCAGCAACAGCAGTAGGTGTCTTCGGTGGTCTCTTTATCACTGGCTTACCACTATCGATCACCGCCTTCATCGGGGTCATCATGCTCGCCGGTATCGTCGTCAACAACGCCATCGTGCTTGTCGACTACATCAATATCTTAAGAGCCCGCGGCATAGCCCGATATGAAGCGATCGTAGAAGCAGGAAAAACAAGGCTGCGCCCAATCCTGATGACCACCTTAACCACCATTCTCGCTATGGTTCCACTCGCCCTTGGCTATGGTGAAGGTGCCGAAATGCAGCAGCCAATGGCTGTCACGGTTATCTTCGGTCTGTCTGTATCAAGTATTTTCACACTGGTGTTAATACCGGTTGTGTATACGTACTTTGACAGCTTGTCGATGCGAGTGAAGGGATGGTTTACGAAGAAAGGATAG
- a CDS encoding M14 family metallocarboxypeptidase, translating to MKFLKIMSIFMMISTIILAQFSSISVFAENKSTMVELKEPVQFMINESSYVKVEKGALLSLNEKQQLVFDERTYDLQSIKFETIIDSEKEPINLSDVKPVTEADPKISIVKPQTKEDTSSNEESTETGPPQLNTDETDDREKPQPNEDEEEKTPQEESDKSNSSDEDTEKESNNKEDTDKETESDSSKVEDTEDKEVNVKAISAKLTFSNTKLFETNQDNVSLYKKENGELIKVSTLIQGEIYQYYQDVGNWLRVKIGSKIYYLWQEATDPVDPDTSLHNPAAISGNQTLTTITEGTIYDNSRNGLVDIGTYEADESFTYVRKSGNWYKINYLGRYAYIYHSAVIESNINQLDYIIPKQDVPVNLPGKIPFASLEEGQLYQTIDEEPNWIKVKIGNLTGYVWKAAVWKTSEKPLKTTSATGQLKLKTTEDVPVFDNSTGKLIQIGEIDEAKEIRYISRKGNWYQINFANRTGFIYYAGVEALFTKNTKYFTTDQDNVSAMIRRNGSLQFYGELQEGESYERLADYGNWHQIKIGDQHAFVWKKATSPASAGDIPNPISDTSVQAIYQTKETVSVYDNSSGSLEAMGTITSGEKIPVLNTKGNWATVNYAGREGYIYKPSLKLLTKDVVNPQTTYTYEQMQKDLNEIVDLYPDHTQKTIIGNSVDGRNLYAIKVGNGDKEIFINGSHHAREHMTTNVVMEMIDQYARAYAVNGTFNGYKVKEILDEVSIWFVPMVNPDGVTLVQKGYTSAKNPNQVLRLNNYSKDFSSWKANIRGIDLNRQYPARWKYIQNAASSPGPAFYKGAAPLTEPEVMALYDFTNERDFKTTVAYHSSGQIIYWYFNNPFSTKARDKALAQKVSNITGYSLVAATTNPSGGGYKDWVIQEHQTPSLTIEISPYTYQEPVPLYRWGSIWNKNKTVGIYLAQEAGNR from the coding sequence TTGAAGTTTTTAAAAATAATGAGCATTTTCATGATGATATCGACCATTATTTTGGCTCAGTTTTCATCGATTTCTGTTTTCGCAGAGAACAAATCGACTATGGTAGAACTGAAAGAACCGGTCCAGTTCATGATTAATGAGTCTTCCTATGTAAAAGTAGAGAAAGGGGCATTACTGTCACTTAATGAGAAACAGCAATTGGTATTTGACGAACGTACCTATGACCTGCAATCGATTAAATTTGAAACTATCATAGATTCAGAGAAAGAGCCGATCAATCTTTCTGACGTAAAGCCAGTCACTGAAGCAGATCCGAAGATATCGATTGTGAAACCTCAGACCAAAGAAGATACTTCATCGAATGAAGAATCAACAGAAACAGGTCCACCACAATTAAATACAGACGAGACGGACGATCGTGAAAAGCCTCAACCTAACGAAGATGAAGAAGAAAAAACCCCACAAGAAGAGTCCGATAAATCCAATTCAAGTGATGAGGATACAGAAAAAGAATCCAATAATAAAGAAGATACGGATAAAGAAACAGAGTCTGACAGTTCAAAAGTAGAAGATACAGAAGACAAAGAAGTGAATGTGAAGGCAATATCAGCAAAACTTACTTTTTCTAATACGAAACTGTTTGAAACCAATCAAGATAATGTCTCTCTTTACAAAAAAGAAAATGGAGAATTGATCAAAGTATCCACATTAATACAGGGTGAAATATATCAATATTATCAAGATGTAGGGAACTGGTTGCGTGTCAAAATAGGAAGCAAGATTTATTATCTATGGCAGGAAGCAACTGATCCGGTTGATCCAGACACATCTTTACATAACCCGGCCGCAATCTCAGGTAATCAGACATTAACTACGATTACTGAAGGAACGATTTACGATAATAGCAGAAACGGGTTAGTTGATATTGGTACTTATGAAGCAGACGAATCATTTACTTATGTTAGGAAATCAGGTAATTGGTACAAGATAAATTATCTTGGACGATATGCATATATCTATCATAGCGCAGTTATTGAAAGTAATATTAATCAACTGGATTATATCATTCCAAAACAAGATGTACCAGTAAATTTACCAGGTAAGATACCGTTTGCTTCACTGGAAGAAGGTCAGCTTTATCAAACAATTGATGAAGAACCAAACTGGATAAAAGTAAAAATAGGTAACCTTACAGGGTATGTGTGGAAAGCGGCTGTTTGGAAAACAAGTGAAAAACCATTAAAAACAACAAGTGCTACAGGTCAATTGAAATTAAAAACGACAGAAGATGTACCAGTGTTTGATAATAGCACAGGAAAATTAATTCAAATTGGGGAAATTGATGAGGCGAAAGAAATACGATATATTTCGAGAAAAGGTAATTGGTATCAAATCAATTTTGCCAATCGAACAGGATTTATTTACTACGCAGGTGTTGAAGCATTATTCACGAAGAATACGAAATATTTCACAACTGATCAGGATAATGTCAGTGCCATGATTCGTCGGAATGGCTCGCTGCAGTTTTATGGTGAATTGCAGGAAGGTGAATCATATGAACGCCTGGCCGATTATGGAAATTGGCATCAAATAAAAATTGGTGATCAGCATGCTTTTGTATGGAAGAAAGCAACTTCTCCTGCGAGTGCTGGAGATATCCCGAATCCAATTTCTGATACTTCTGTACAAGCGATATATCAAACGAAAGAAACAGTATCGGTTTATGATAACTCTTCAGGTTCACTGGAGGCAATGGGTACCATAACTTCTGGTGAAAAAATTCCAGTATTAAATACGAAAGGTAATTGGGCTACCGTTAATTATGCTGGGCGAGAAGGATATATTTATAAACCATCATTGAAACTGTTAACGAAGGATGTTGTCAATCCGCAAACTACCTATACGTATGAACAGATGCAAAAAGATTTAAATGAAATTGTTGACTTATATCCTGACCATACTCAAAAAACAATTATAGGAAATTCTGTCGATGGCAGAAACCTGTATGCCATCAAAGTGGGGAATGGTGATAAAGAAATATTTATCAATGGGTCGCATCACGCCCGCGAACACATGACAACCAATGTGGTTATGGAAATGATAGATCAGTATGCAAGAGCATATGCTGTAAATGGTACTTTTAATGGATATAAAGTCAAAGAGATTTTGGATGAGGTATCGATCTGGTTTGTGCCGATGGTAAATCCGGATGGTGTTACGTTGGTACAGAAAGGTTATACAAGTGCCAAAAATCCAAATCAAGTATTGCGATTAAATAATTACAGTAAAGATTTCTCTTCCTGGAAAGCGAATATAAGAGGAATAGATTTGAATCGCCAGTATCCTGCGAGATGGAAGTATATCCAAAATGCTGCCTCCAGCCCGGGACCAGCCTTTTATAAAGGAGCGGCTCCACTTACAGAGCCAGAAGTAATGGCGTTATATGACTTTACGAACGAAAGAGATTTCAAGACAACAGTTGCTTATCACTCGTCAGGGCAAATTATTTATTGGTATTTTAATAACCCATTTAGTACGAAAGCGAGAGATAAGGCGTTAGCACAAAAAGTTTCTAATATCACTGGCTACAGCTTGGTTGCTGCAACCACCAACCCTAGTGGTGGCGGTTATAAAGACTGGGTTATTCAAGAGCATCAAACGCCAAGTCTAACCATCGAAATATCACCATACACGTACCAGGAACCGGTACCTTTATATCGATGGGGATCAATTTGGAATAAGAATAAAACAGTAGGGATCTATCTGGCACAAGAAGCCGGCAATCGCTAG
- a CDS encoding EamA family transporter, which produces MTISLPIFLLLLVFTAMGSIGSFYFKRMSNSDIGFNKSFVTNFIVGCFFYGSGAILNIIALKFTDYTILFPLTSITYIWTFILSAMFLKEKITTKKIIGLVCIMGGAFLLVS; this is translated from the coding sequence GTGACGATTAGTTTACCTATCTTCCTATTACTTCTCGTATTCACCGCTATGGGGTCAATTGGCAGTTTTTATTTTAAAAGGATGAGTAACAGTGATATAGGATTCAACAAATCATTTGTTACTAACTTTATTGTAGGTTGTTTCTTTTATGGCAGTGGTGCTATTTTGAACATTATCGCATTAAAGTTTACAGATTATACGATCTTATTCCCTTTGACTTCTATTACGTATATTTGGACATTTATTCTGTCCGCTATGTTTCTGAAGGAAAAAATCACTACCAAAAAAATAATCGGTTTAGTATGTATTATGGGCGGCGCGTTTTTGTTAGTTTCATAA
- a CDS encoding EamA family transporter has translation MTRMKESYHHNKYGILLMVVAALLTAFGQLQWKISDADINLWLIGGFVCYFLGAVFMILAYRFGSLSVLHPFLSTGYIFAVVFGSVFLDEILEGKNLLGVVCIIAGAILIGGGDD, from the coding sequence ATGACAAGGATGAAAGAATCTTATCACCATAACAAATATGGCATACTCTTAATGGTTGTTGCTGCGCTTCTTACCGCTTTTGGTCAATTACAATGGAAAATATCTGATGCTGATATTAATTTATGGTTAATTGGCGGATTTGTTTGTTATTTCCTTGGAGCTGTTTTTATGATTCTGGCTTACCGATTTGGCAGTTTATCCGTGTTGCACCCTTTCTTAAGTACTGGCTATATATTTGCCGTTGTCTTTGGAAGTGTCTTTCTCGACGAAATACTTGAAGGAAAAAATCTGCTTGGCGTTGTTTGTATTATAGCAGGTGCGATATTGATAGGAGGTGGTGACGATTAG
- a CDS encoding DUF6020 family protein, translating into MNKIIYFLLLIGITLFASVTMLNWFDPIKEMSVLSITATGIFFLTVYAVLFYETITYREKFVKHIYTKGNMIFMILLTLVVLFSTFSIGHFKSMSLIVQLVTLIGACVAVFSTVLSITAVMMRKSFVLQQQYVSKWMILIYSILPIIGWSIYLLANFPGEMSPDSFAHWRQIHTFEFNNWHPVVYTWLMIILTKIWYSPAVVGLAQIIILSLIFGYGLYQFQKAGIHRILIYICNLFIACFPVYGAFSIVLWKDILYSAILLLLTILMFAVYSSRGQWLRKNMHLLLLGFTGLALMLMRSNGIPIYFALTIVMIVMFLPYWKQLLITLVAVIASYMIITGPLFTAFQVDNKDPNEALGIPTQQFARVVVENGDLSEEEEQYIYQMMPEDKWHQYYDPYITDPIKFSGDYNSDVVFDDVGYYAKTWASVSLKNPVIVTEAFLKQTSLVWQMNEPSDGYTNLNPGGIYHANTFNIEQEPVSNWLHDKMERMLNITEIHFKTLIWRPATYMFFLLLMGYIAARKTSWRAWLVTVPVILNIGTVTAGIPAQDFRYLLANSFAIAFLFLCALLTDRKQKERRA; encoded by the coding sequence ATGAATAAAATCATTTATTTCTTATTATTAATTGGTATTACGCTGTTTGCATCTGTCACTATGTTAAACTGGTTTGATCCGATTAAAGAGATGTCGGTCTTATCGATCACTGCTACCGGTATCTTTTTTCTTACTGTATATGCCGTACTATTCTATGAGACTATTACTTACAGGGAAAAGTTCGTAAAACATATTTATACGAAAGGTAATATGATTTTCATGATCCTTTTGACTTTAGTTGTTTTATTCAGCACCTTCTCTATTGGACATTTTAAATCGATGAGTTTGATTGTTCAGCTTGTTACATTGATTGGTGCTTGTGTCGCTGTCTTTAGTACGGTTCTCAGTATTACTGCTGTTATGATGAGAAAATCATTCGTCTTGCAACAGCAGTATGTATCTAAATGGATGATTCTTATCTATTCGATCCTCCCTATTATCGGCTGGAGCATTTATCTATTAGCGAATTTCCCTGGAGAAATGTCTCCTGACTCTTTCGCTCACTGGCGCCAAATTCATACGTTTGAATTTAATAACTGGCATCCGGTTGTCTATACGTGGCTGATGATCATACTGACAAAAATCTGGTATTCACCGGCTGTTGTAGGTCTTGCTCAAATCATCATTCTGAGCTTGATCTTCGGCTATGGCCTTTACCAATTTCAAAAGGCTGGCATACACCGGATCCTGATCTATATCTGTAATCTATTTATCGCGTGTTTTCCCGTTTACGGGGCATTTTCGATCGTACTATGGAAGGACATTCTCTATAGTGCCATTCTCTTATTGCTGACGATCTTAATGTTTGCCGTCTATTCCTCACGCGGTCAATGGCTTCGCAAGAACATGCACTTACTGTTATTAGGTTTTACCGGTTTAGCATTGATGTTAATGAGAAGCAATGGCATTCCTATTTATTTCGCGTTAACTATTGTGATGATTGTTATGTTTTTACCTTATTGGAAGCAACTGCTCATCACGCTTGTGGCTGTAATAGCCAGCTATATGATCATTACTGGACCGTTGTTCACCGCTTTTCAAGTCGATAATAAGGATCCGAACGAAGCTTTGGGAATTCCTACACAACAATTTGCAAGAGTAGTTGTTGAAAATGGAGACCTCTCTGAAGAAGAGGAACAATATATCTATCAAATGATGCCAGAGGATAAGTGGCATCAATATTACGATCCCTATATTACCGATCCAATTAAATTCTCAGGGGATTATAACAGTGATGTGGTCTTTGATGACGTGGGCTACTATGCAAAAACATGGGCAAGCGTCTCGCTAAAAAACCCTGTCATTGTGACAGAAGCCTTTTTAAAGCAGACCTCTTTGGTATGGCAAATGAATGAGCCTTCTGATGGGTATACTAACCTCAATCCAGGTGGTATCTATCACGCAAACACATTTAATATCGAACAAGAGCCTGTAAGTAACTGGCTACATGACAAAATGGAAAGAATGCTGAATATTACGGAAATCCATTTTAAAACATTAATTTGGCGCCCGGCAACCTATATGTTCTTCCTGTTATTAATGGGATATATTGCTGCACGCAAAACAAGCTGGAGAGCTTGGCTTGTAACAGTACCAGTTATCTTGAATATCGGGACCGTTACAGCTGGTATTCCGGCACAGGATTTCCGATATTTATTAGCGAACAGTTTTGCCATTGCCTTTCTATTTCTTTGTGCATTACTGACTGACAGAAAGCAAAAGGAGCGAAGAGCATGA
- a CDS encoding glycosyltransferase family 2 protein, producing the protein MEIAILIPCYNEEQTIGEVIKDFKKELPGATIYVYDNNSADNTSKVAEEHGAIVKKEWRQGKGNVVRSMFREIDADCYVMVDGDQTYPASFVHQLIDPIKDGYANMVIGDRLSNGTYTEENKRPFHNFGNTLVKGLINFLYKSELNDIMTGYRAFDRLFVKSMPVMSPGFEIETEMSIHALDKRLAIKEIAIDYRDRPEGSESKLNTLSDGFKVLNKIFTLFKEYKPMLFFAIWALLFMILGLASGIPVITEFAVTGEVDKIPSAILAVGLVLLSVVSLTCGLILDTVATSHKKQFELELNKISNEGKYE; encoded by the coding sequence TTGGAAATTGCAATATTGATCCCTTGCTATAATGAAGAGCAAACAATCGGAGAAGTCATAAAAGATTTTAAGAAAGAATTGCCTGGTGCAACTATTTACGTATACGACAATAACTCTGCAGATAATACATCGAAAGTAGCAGAGGAACACGGTGCAATTGTAAAAAAAGAATGGCGCCAAGGTAAAGGTAATGTGGTACGTTCCATGTTCAGAGAAATTGATGCAGATTGCTACGTGATGGTGGATGGTGACCAGACATATCCAGCTTCATTTGTACATCAACTGATCGATCCAATTAAAGACGGTTACGCGAACATGGTCATTGGTGACCGATTATCTAACGGTACGTATACCGAAGAAAACAAACGCCCGTTCCATAATTTTGGTAACACGCTGGTAAAAGGATTAATCAATTTTCTTTACAAAAGTGAATTGAATGACATTATGACAGGCTATCGTGCTTTTGACAGACTTTTTGTTAAATCAATGCCTGTTATGAGTCCAGGATTCGAAATCGAAACAGAGATGTCTATTCATGCTTTAGACAAACGTTTAGCAATAAAAGAGATCGCGATTGATTATCGAGATCGACCAGAGGGCAGTGAGTCCAAACTGAACACATTAAGTGACGGATTTAAGGTGCTTAACAAAATCTTTACCTTGTTTAAAGAATATAAGCCGATGCTATTCTTTGCGATTTGGGCTTTACTCTTCATGATATTAGGACTAGCCAGTGGTATTCCGGTTATTACCGAATTTGCTGTTACTGGTGAAGTGGATAAAATCCCATCCGCTATTCTCGCAGTAGGGCTTGTCTTACTATCTGTCGTGTCGCTTACTTGCGGTTTGATTCTTGATACTGTCGCAACCAGCCATAAAAAACAATTCGAATTGGAATTAAACAAGATTTCCAATGAGGGAAAATATGAATAA
- the murJ gene encoding murein biosynthesis integral membrane protein MurJ — protein sequence MKSKLGLASLWFIVISLLLKVSGLIRDMVIAFYFGDSYVADAYLAAFIIPNMFILFMTTGMKNAFVPSYTDALQEGNASSHLKDIYRGNGWISLIVALLGAGLAPVYVPLLYPDFSPEALDIAVYSTMILFAAVFFTGMNAVLEALFDAKSKFSLSVFSQVIVILTSILSAFLFAEEIGAYSIAIGYVAGTVISLILKKIIIRKQHIVSLFGKLNKAELKSFYPVFIPVGLTVAVGQINLMIGTIYASKFSEGAITYINYAKNLVHMPQALFGVTIGTIIFPILSKAISTDNRALFKRGIEQGLTTMYFVLLPATIGMMLLMPNIIALLYQRGAFSESATMQTSYVAYYYFGSVLFFSLNQVINKGFYSLKKGHVILFISGSSILLTFALNAIFTHWLGYLGIPLAASVNGLLYALGTFLIFLKQVGGLSLRSMTVEFLKTTFAVAVMSAVVLLIKPILPFDQNLLIIVVIAIAGAAVYTLTAWLCKIQSMQIILKKFLKKS from the coding sequence TTGAAATCAAAGTTAGGTTTAGCCAGTTTATGGTTTATTGTTATCTCATTATTATTAAAAGTCTCTGGACTCATCAGAGACATGGTCATTGCATTTTATTTTGGAGATAGTTATGTAGCAGATGCATATCTAGCTGCCTTCATTATACCAAATATGTTTATATTATTTATGACAACAGGTATGAAGAATGCGTTCGTACCGTCATACACAGATGCTCTTCAAGAAGGGAATGCCAGCAGTCATCTTAAAGATATCTACAGAGGCAATGGATGGATAAGCCTAATTGTAGCATTACTGGGAGCGGGTCTTGCTCCGGTCTATGTTCCATTACTTTATCCGGACTTCTCTCCCGAAGCATTGGATATCGCTGTTTATTCTACCATGATTTTATTCGCTGCGGTATTTTTCACAGGGATGAATGCCGTGTTAGAAGCGTTATTTGACGCGAAGAGTAAGTTTAGTCTCTCTGTATTTTCACAAGTAATTGTGATCCTGACATCGATTTTATCGGCTTTTTTATTTGCTGAAGAGATTGGCGCTTATTCCATTGCAATCGGGTATGTAGCTGGTACAGTTATTTCCCTGATATTAAAGAAAATAATTATTAGAAAACAACATATTGTCTCTTTATTTGGTAAATTAAATAAAGCAGAGTTAAAATCATTTTACCCTGTATTTATACCAGTAGGGCTTACAGTTGCGGTAGGGCAGATCAATCTGATGATTGGTACCATTTATGCCAGTAAGTTCAGTGAAGGTGCCATTACGTATATTAATTACGCCAAGAACCTTGTACACATGCCGCAAGCCTTGTTTGGGGTGACGATAGGGACTATCATCTTCCCGATTCTGTCGAAAGCCATTTCAACCGATAATCGTGCACTGTTCAAGAGAGGGATTGAACAAGGTTTAACGACGATGTACTTTGTTTTACTGCCAGCTACTATTGGCATGATGTTATTGATGCCAAATATTATCGCACTGTTGTATCAACGCGGAGCCTTCTCAGAAAGTGCAACCATGCAAACATCTTATGTTGCGTATTATTACTTTGGATCTGTATTATTCTTTAGCTTAAACCAAGTTATCAATAAAGGCTTTTACTCTCTCAAGAAAGGGCACGTTATTCTGTTTATCAGTGGAAGCTCGATCTTGCTGACTTTTGCACTGAATGCTATTTTCACACATTGGCTTGGTTATTTAGGAATTCCATTAGCAGCATCGGTAAACGGTCTGTTATATGCGTTAGGAACGTTCCTGATTTTCTTAAAGCAGGTCGGTGGTTTGTCTTTAAGAAGTATGACAGTAGAATTTCTGAAGACGACATTCGCTGTAGCAGTAATGAGTGCAGTGGTTCTGTTAATCAAACCAATCTTGCCTTTTGACCAGAACCTGCTGATTATTGTGGTCATTGCAATTGCAGGTGCTGCTGTTTATACACTTACAGCCTGGTTATGTAAGATTCAGTCTATGCAGATTATATTAAAAAAGTTTTTAAAGAAATCGTGA